In the Trinickia acidisoli genome, ACGCGGTATTGAAGACAGTGCCCGCGTCGTCGAGCATCGAGCTGTGCGCTTGGGGCTGCAGCGTGTTGCGCAGCGTCGCATAATTGGCCAGTGCGCCGTAACCGCCCGCGCTCGTGCCATACACGAGCAGCCGGTTCGGTTTGCCGAAGCCGTGATCGACGAGCCATTGCGCCACGGCTTGCGCGTTCTTCATGCCGCCGTAGTGTTGAATGCGCCACTCTCCGGTAGGCGCCGTGTAGCTGCGCACGGCACTGCCCATATGAATGTCGCCCGTGCAATACGGCACGAACACTTGGGTCCAGTTCTGCGTTTCGACTTTCGGCTCGCCGACGAGGATATGCGCGAGATCCATCCGGATCATCAACGGAGATAGAAATGACGACAGCACGCTCTGGCTCAACGTGCCGTTCATATAGTTATGCGGGATGCCGTCCGAATTGAACGCGCCGAGCCCGGCCTCGGGGCCCGTCGTCGCCGTCTCCGAACACGTCGCGTAGTCCCAGCAGGCACCGCCGGGCTCCATCATGTAAAGCATGTTGTCCGATTGCGCTCGATTGATATAGAAGCGCATCGGCGTGCCGTTTCCGCATGACGCGCCGCTGCTTTCAGGCAGCACGACTTCGTACCATGAGTAGAACGGAATCGACGGATCCGGCAATGTCGTGTCCGTCGCTTTTGCGTTCAATGCGGCGCAGCTCAGCAAGCCGGCGAGGCATACTCGCTTCAGCCATTTGGATGCAGACATCCTCCCTCCCATGTCGATGACTCGAGGCATCGCAGGCTCGTGCAGGATGCACCGGCCCTACGTTCAATGCGCGTCGGATGAAGAAGCGTGATCGAACAACTGAACACGCAACGCCTGCAAACGCTGCGCGATGACGATTTGTTGCTGCTGGGGATCGGGTATCGTCGCTTGGACCTGATCGAAGATAGCTCTGCTCTCGCGAGCGTAGGCCAGATAGCGAGGATCCCGCGCGGGCGACGGCCCTACGGTTTGACTCGCGTACGCGTCCCACTGACGGCGTGACACCTCGAGATCGGCGCCGCGCGTGACCGGGTCGGGGTCGGCATCGGTCAGCAACGTTGCCGTCATCGCCTCCGCTTGCACCGGCACGATCTCGTTGCGAGCAACGTGCTCAGGCAGCTCCGCGAGAATTTGGCGGGCCAATCGGGTTCTTTCCGCGGCGTGCAGGCTGTCTCTGCCGCTCCCATAAGCCGCGATCCGATCGCGAAACCGCGCGAACGCGACGATGCGTTGCAGTTCCGCCTGCGCATCGGATCGCCCGGCCAGCGCTTTGCGCAATGCCGCGAGATCGAGTGCGCGCTCGGCCGGTCCTGGTTCGAGCGCAGGTGTATTCGTCGAAGCATCCGGTGACGGAAGCGCTTGCGCGGGTACCGTGTTCGTCGAGCGGGCGGGCGCGTCGACGGCTGCCTCCGAGAGCGTTTCGTACCGCCACACGGCTACCGCAACGATTGCGCACGCAACCAATAGTGCACGTCTCCAAAGCGATTGAGTTGTTTTCACACCGCCTTTCCAGTGAGCCGCCGTGGGGAATTGGACTACGTTGTAGGTCGAAACCTGTACATCGTCAAAATCGGCGTTGAGCGTGGAACTCTAATTTTCGAGGGAATTAAATCCCGTCTCGCGGTTAGGCATAAGTCGACCGCCGTCGTCCTATGCGGAAGGCGTGGTCGGAAAGCTGTAACGAGATGAGCCGTCCGCTACGGGAAGAAGAGGGACGGCCGATCGAGATCGCCCTCGATGTCTCCCCGTGAGCGTGGAAGGTAAACGCGGCAGCTACGCGTGGAAGCTAAGCGTGCAAGCTGCCGGACTTCACGGCCCGATTGCTCGCCGACGGGCTACCGCGCCGCGTGGCTCGTGTCCTCGCTGTCCAAGCGCTTTTCCCACCCGGTCAGGATTCGCTTTTCCAACGCGTCGTAGCTGCGGCCGAAATGATGTCCGCCCGACGTGCGGATAACCTCGTCCGTGCCGGCAAGGGTGGGACACAGCGTGTCGTGCTCGTCTTCGCCATAGAAACATTGTGCGAGCCCCGCGGGAAGGCGGTCGATTTCAGGCTTCGCCGGCAACGCCGTGTCGCTCGGCGGCAATCCAAGCCAACCGGTCACGCGAATCTGAAAATCCGCGGCAGACGCGAAGCCGAGCAGCGAAACGATCGCTACCTTGTCGCGCAGCGAGGGGGGCAGCCGGTTGTACGCGAATGGCATCACGTCCGCACCGAACGAGTATCCGATCAATGCGAACGAATTCGCATGCCAGCGCGCGCCATAGACCTGCAGCACGCGGGCGAGATCGCGGCTCACTTGCTCGGGCGTCTTCTCGCTCCAGAAATAGCGCAAGCTGTCCCAGCCGATGACCGACACGCCGTCCGTGCGCAACTGCTCGCCGATCGTCTTGTCGAGATCGCGCCATCCGCCATCGCCCGACATGACGATCGCCAACATCCCGTGCGGATGCGCGGCGGGCAACTCGACGAGCGGTAAATCGGAGACGTCTTGGTCGCTACCCACATCCGCCTGCAAATGCGGCCGTATCAACGCGAGAAGCGAGTCCGCGGGCGGCGTCGTGGCACCGAACATGCGCGGCGGCTTGTTCGTCAGCGGCGCCATCAGGCGATTCACGTTCTTGTCGAAATGAAACCCCGGCGAATCGGCCCCTTCCTTCACGGCCGATCGTTCCGCCTGCCGCATCGCGGCGACCGCGCTCGACGTCGTCACGCCCGCTTCGACGAACCCCGGCAAGGCCCTGCCGCGACTAATCGTCGGATCGGGCGGACATTGAAGAAAGTTAGGATCGAGAGCGGCTTCGGCATCGATGGCCACCGCGCCCGCGATCGTGTTCGCCGGCGCTTGCGCGAGCACGTGCAGCGCAAGCGTCGCCCCCTGACCGGTACCCGCCATGATCGGCGCGAAGTATTGGTTCGACTTCAACTGACGCTCGAGTTGATGGCTGACCGCCTCGGCATCGCCGTCCAGATGACGACAGGCTCGCCCCGTCGCCGCGAGATTGGCCGCATAGCGGCCCGTGTCGACGCCTACCGTCAACGCACCTTCGTCGGCCAATGCGTGCGCCGCTTGCGAATCGGCCGCGGTCCAGCCCTTGCCGGCGGAGAACAGTACGACGAAGCCGCGCATCTCGCCTCGCGGCCATTGAACCGTCACATCGCCATAACGCCCGCCCGATACGTGCGACTCGATCGCCTGCGCGGCCGTGCAGAAGGATAGACCTGCCAGCAAGGCAAGCCATTTAGCGTTTCTCAATGCTGCGTGAAGTGTCATGAACGGCGGCCCCCCGCCAAAATCGAAAGATCCAGCAACGTCAGGACGGCGCCCGCCCACCCCGACACCGCGAGATAACGCGGCTCCCACCGCGGCTGAAACTTGCCCTTGAACGCACGCAGGCCCTGAAAGTTGTAGAAGCGCCCGCCGAATCGCCACACCATCGACCCGAGCTGATGAAGCGGCGAGCCGAGCGGCATCGACCGTACGCCGGAGAACGGCGCCACGCCAAGGCTCAAGTGACGGTAGCCTTTGTCCTTCAAGTGCAATGCCAATTGCAGAAACAGGTAGTCCATGACATAAGGCGACGTATCGGACAGATGGCGCATCACACCGACCGTCGCCTCGACGTTCAGATCGGTCGTCATGAAGGTCGTGAAGGCGACGGGCAGGCCATGCTCGCGCACCAGCATCACCGACTGCGCCGCGAGATACGGATCGCTGAAGGCGGCCACGGAAAAGCTCTTCTCTCTGCCCGCCCGGCTTTCGAGCCAACTGTCGGAAATGCCCCGCAAGAGGTCGAGATGCTCGGGAACGGCATCGGCATCGATGACCTCGGCAGTGCAACCGTCACGCTCGGCACGGCGCAGCGAGTAGCGCAGCGCGGCGCGCTTGGGTCCGCTCAAGTCGAAGCCGTCGAGCGACAGGCGCGCTTCTTCGCCGAGCTTCATCAGTGTCAAACCCGAATCCAAGTAGAGCGGCAGCGAATCAGCCCTGACCTGATAAAACGCGGCACGTCCCCCGTGTTTGTGTGCGAGCATGACGAAGCTGCGGATCAATTCGGCCCATTCGCCGCGCGGTCCGACGGGATCGTGCAGCGCGGCCCACGTGCGTCCATGCTTTGCATACATGAGGAACGCCTCGCGCGAATCGGAGAACAAAAAGCTCTTGTCGCCCATCATCGCAAGCCCCGCATCGCTGCGCTCCTGCGCGCGAATGATGCGCACCGCGTCGATCAGATCCTCCGAACTCGGATGCACGAAGCGCCCCGCCGCGGGCCGCAGCAATTGCCACACCGAGAACGCCGTGGCGAACAGGGTCGAGGCGAGCATCGCCCGCAGCGAACGAGAGGCACGCTCGTCGAATGCGAACTGCCACCACAGATCGCTGCGATATGGGACGTCGCGGTAGGCGAAGAACATCACCCACGCCGCGCAGATCAGCACGATCGCCACCGAGATCAGCCATCCGGGCGTGAACGGCTCCGCGAACAGCGCGGCGCGCCGACTGAAGTGGCGGCGCGTGCAAAGCAGCAACACGAGCAACGTGGCGAGCACGCCCGCTTCGAAAAACGCCAATCCCTTGATGACCGAGAGGACGAGGCTGACGGTCGTCAGCGCGAGGGTCAGCCACCATGCGGCATCGAGCCTGCGCAGCAAGCCGCGCGAGACGAACAGCAGCAGTACGCCGAGGATGCCGCTCGTCAATTGCGAGCCTTCGAGCGCCCAAAGCGGAACGAGTTCTTGCAAGAGCGCAAGGCGATGCGCCAACGCCGGCGTCGCGCTCGATACAATCAGCATCGCGCCGACGACGAACGTAATGAGGCAGAGAAATAGCGGTGCGATGCGACCGATACGCGCGACGCGCCCGAGCGGCAAACGTGCACGCAGGGCGCTGCGTAGTGCCCGGCCCTCGTAGCAAGCGAGCACGAGCGCGGACAACACGAGCGGCAAACCGAAATAGACGGCGCGATAAGCGAGCAAGGCTGCGAGTAACGCAGGCGCCGCGACGTGGCCGCGCAAGGCGAACACCATCACCGATTCGAATACGCCGATGCCGCCCGGCGTATGGCCCACGATGCCGAGCAACAGCGACGCGGAATAGACGGCGAGAAAGCTGACGAAATCGGTATGCACGCCGGGGAGAAAGACCCACAACGCCGCTCCTGCTCCCGCGACGTCGACGATGCCGAAGACGATCTGCGCGAGCAGCGCGGCGCGCGTGGGCACGTCGAGCGTAATGCCGCGCCAACGCGTGCGAATCCGCTTCGTCGCGGCACCGCAGCATGCCACGATCAGCACCGACGCAGCGAACATGACGAGGCTGCTCGCGCGCAGAGCACCCGGCACGAGGTGCGTCATCGCTGATAGCGGGGCGGTATTCCAAAAGGCACCCAGCGCGCTGATCAGCACCATCGCAAGAATCAGCGAGCCGCTGGCGAACACAGTGAGACGACCGACCTGCGACGGTGTGACGCCGACCGCGCCATAAACGCGGCAACGCACGGCACCGCCCGTCAGCGCGCCGAAGCCCGCGATGTTGCCGAGTGCGGAAGCCGCCGTCGCGCCGATCCAGAGCAGCGTTCGCGGCACTTTCGCTTCGACGTGCCGCAGCGCGACCCCGTCGCGCGCCACGAGCGCGACGAAGCTCAGCGCCGTGGCCGCAAGCGCAGCAGCCCACCTAGCGGGTGCAATGCCGAACAATTGCCGGCTGACCGTGTGGTAGTCGATGCTCTGCGAGATCTTCTGCAGCGCAAGCAGCAGCAAGATGCAGATGGCCAGCGCAAGCGCAGGCGACGCCAGCCGCCTGTAGTTGATATTGCGTGTCTTCGCATATAGAGCGGCGATGACCTTCGAACCCCGGTCGCCGTGACTTCGTTGCATCTTTCCCGTGAATCGATCGTGTCATACCGGCAACGGGCGAGCCATGGCGACAGCCGTGACGCTGCCGTTGGTCAGCCATTATCGAGAATGTCGCACCCGCAGACCGATCGATATAGCAGATTGTGATCTATTACAACGCGGCAAGGGGCAATTCGGTTGACGAGGAAATCGTCGCGCGAAAGGGGATGCCGCGGCCCGGAGGGTGGGTGGGCTGCGGCGCTAGCTCATGTGGCGATGGCGACAAGGGGAAGGCCCTAAACGAACGGTTTGCCCTCGATTTGCTCGTAGACGACCGTACCGTCCTCGGCTTCGAATTTCTCGACGTAGTTGCGTGCGCCGCACATCGGGCAGCGAAACAGAAAGCCCTGACCTTCGTTCTTGATGACGACGTCGGACTGCTCCCATCGCGCTTGGCAGCTTTGATTTCTACAAGTGAACATATGTGGTGCTCCTACCGGGTCCTGGCCCTATTGCTTATCGATTGCTTACTGCTCGTTGTTGTTTTCCGCCTCGGGCTTACGGGAACGACCGGCACGCGAGGCGGGCTTGCGCGGCGCTCTCGCCTGCTTCGCCGCTACCGGCTTCGTTGCTGCCGGCACCTGAATCGCAGGCTCAACGGCATCGCTCGTGTGCTCCGGCGTTTGAGACTGCGCGCTTCGCGCCTTTTTCGCCGGCGCTTTGCGGGCGCGGCGCGGCTTCGGGGCTTCTTCCGCCACCTCGCTCGGCACGACAGGCGCGACCAACGATTCTTCGATGACCACCGCAGGCTCTGTCGCGACATCCACCGCGACGGAAGGCGCTTGTTCGCGCCCTTGCTTGCGAGGGCCCTTGCTCTTCTTCCGGCCCTTGCCGGCGGCTACTTCCGCCGGTACGCCGTGGTCCTGCGCGACGGCAGCGGCTGCCGTGGGGGCTTGTCTTGCCACGTCATGGCCCGCCGGCTGACTCGGCCGATAGACGAACGCGCCCGACTTGTCGTCGCGACCGACTTCGAGCAACCCGCGCGCTTGCGCTTCGTCGAGCAAATTGCCGAAGGCGCGAAAGCCGTAATACGACTCGCTGAAATCGGGCTTGCGCCGCTTGATCGCGCTCTTGAGTACCGACGCCCAAATCTTGCCGCTCTCGCCGCGCTCCGATGCAAGGGCATCGAACGTCTCGACGGCGATCGCGATCGCCTTCGCCTTGCGCGATTCCATCTCCGCCTTCGGCTGCTTGTCCTCATCGGCGGTGCGTTTCACGGCCACGCTCGCTTCGCGTGCCTCGCGCTTGGCCGTCGCACGCTGCTGCTCGCGGACCAGATCGTCGTAGAAGATGAATTCGTCGCAATTGGCAACCAATAGATCGGACGTCGAGTTCTTCACGCCCACGCCGATGACTTTTTTCGCGTTCTCGCGCAGCTTGGAGACGAGCGGGGAAAAATCGGAATCGCCGCTGATGATGACGAACGTATCGACGTGCGACTTCGTATAGCAAAGATCGAGCGCATCGACGACGAGCCGAATGTCCGCGGAATTCTTGCCCGACTGCCGCACGTGGGGAATCTCGATGAGTTCGAAACTGGCCTCGTGCATCGAAGCCTTGAACCCTTTGTAGCGATCCCAGTCGCAGTAGGCTTTCTTGACGACGATGCTTCCTTTCAGCAGCAGCCGTTCGAGCACGGGCTTGATGTCGAATTTCTCGAACTTCGCATCGCGAACGCCGAGCGCGACGTTTTCGAAGTCGCAGAACAGCGCCATGCTGACACTCTCTTGGGGGGAAGCCATACAGTTCTCCGGCCGATCGGGCGCAATGGTTCTTTGGTTTCAGATTGCGCACATGATAGCCGGTTGCGAGGATGACACTCGCGCGGCAGGCGCCGAGCTCAGCGCTCGCACGATGAGCGCCGGCGCCCAATTGTCGCCTCGAGCCCCCTTTTGGTACGAGCCTGGATCAAAGCAGCGGATAAGGACACCTACCGTTGATGGTGGGCGCACCGATCGTCGCATCGAAGATCTTCGCCGTAAAGTAGGCTCCGCCCTTCTCGGTACGCACGGTGCCTTCCCTCGTGCAGGTCGAGCGATGCCACGCTTTATAGAACTGCAATCCCGAGGCCGACGTGTCGCTGGCGAGCTTGTACTCCCATGCGATGTCCCATTCGAACGTCCCGACCTGCAAAGTATCGCCGTTCACCCAGCCTCCCGATGGCACGGTAGCCCGACTGAAAACCTGATCGGCGCCATCGAACAGCGTTCCTTGCGCCACGACCTTCGCTGCGGCGACCCATTTGGCGGTGATGGCATGAATGTCGCCGGTCCCGCCTTGAAACACGCCGGTTCCTTTGCCCGTGCCGCGGTTTTCGCGCATGACCAAGTTCATGAAGGAGACATCGTTCGGCATCAGCACCGGTTGCCCCCAAAAGCCGCTTTTCGCCTGGCCGTTGGTGTGAATACCGCCCAAGAACATCAGCCCGCATGTCGACGGGCGCACGATCGTCAATTCGACGCATGCAACCTCGGCGTTTTTGCTGTCTTTCAACGACAACTGGACCGTCTTCGTATCCGCGCCCGTCATCAACTCCTGCGCGGAGAAATCGGCCGCGGTGTAGTCCGCGGTGCCGCTCGATAGGTTATGCATCTGCCCGCCGCCCGACTTGATCGCCCAGTAGTAGGGCTGGTTATCGGAGGGCAACGATCGCGTCGGCAAAAGCTTGATCACCTCCCCTACGCCGTACCGGGCCGATTCGCCCGCGGCGCGCGACGGCACGCTCACTGCCGGAAGCGCGCCGATCTGCAGACTTCCCGAGATTAGCTTCATCCTATTCCTCACGTCGAACATTAATCGCGGCCTCATACGAGGCCGGCCGCGAGCGGCGAAGCGCGTCGACGTCACGCGTTGCCGCTCGCAGTCCGTAAGGTAGGTGGATGTAGCGCGAAGCAATATGGGCTTTACTTCACGCACGAAGACAGGGGAAGCAAGGGATGAGACGCGCCCCGGGCCCGGGCCATCGCTCGACCGTCATGTGCCTGCGCGGGGCCGGCGCGTACGGCAAGCGGCACTCGCTGCGATGCCGAGGCACAGCGGCAGCGCGACGAGAAAGACGATGCCGGCACGGACGTCGCTGTGCAACGCGGAGAACGAGGTGGATATGCTCGAATCAGGAGATTGGGGCATGGGCTTTCGAAGACGAATTGAGCCGCACCGCGGGTGACAGCGTTATGCGAATCATCGACAACAATTAGGACTGCTAACGGAAGTCTATAATTACAAATATCTTACATTCGAAGGATTCGAAAAAAATGGGAAAAATATTCGTTGGAGACAGCGGGACACCAACAAGCAGCCGCTTGCGTCACTCCACGATGACGACTCTGGCCTGAATATCGAGGCGAAAGCCGAATTCCTGGAAGAATGCCTTTTGCGTTTCGTTGTCGATGACGCCAAATGCCTGATGCCTGCGGTTGCACGCGAAGGCCTTCTTATGCCGATACCCACTCAGATCCGCCGATTCTTGAAGAAAGCGTAGCGTCGACGTCAATTGTCCGACTGCGTCGTCGCGCCACGAACTGCGTTGGTTCTTGAGTTCGACTAGATAAAGATGCTTAGACGTCGTCAGCATGCCGTCACAGCGCCCTCTGCCCGGCTCCTCGTCGTCCTTGATCACGCATTTGTCTATCGCCGTGAAGGTGACTTCTTCCTCTCGCGGATTCTCAACCGTGGCGCCCCACGATGACGGTGTGGTCATCGAAACGTAAGCGACGCCTCCGTTTTCATCGTCGCAGATGCCAAAGGCCAGGTCGGTGAACGGTCCTCGTTGACAAGCGTTGTCGAAAAAATTCACGCGCCCAACTCCTGCTCGATGTCGAGAAGGCCGTCGAACAACGCGTTGCCTTTCATGAGTTGGACGTTTAGATCATTCTGATCGGACGGGATGCCATCGGTAGTCGCTAGCTTCTGGATGCTTCCCGTCGTTTCGTCCGACTGATAGATCGATACGTCACCGCCGTCTATAAGCGCGCCGAGCGGGACGATGCGTTCGAGTCGTTGAAGCATTTCGCTAGAAGCACCCCGCGTTTCGATTTTCCGCCGAAGATAGTGGCCCTGGATCACGATGCTCAGGAAATTGACCATATAGGGGCTGTGGGTCGTGAGCACGAGCCGGTTTGCCGTTCCCAGGTTGTTCAGCGCGAGAAGTTCCGTAATAACCGTCCATTGCGACGAGGGAAACAGGTTCTGCTCCGGTTCCTCGATTACGTTGACGAACGCGGCCTTGTTGAACTGCGACGAGAGCACTGAAATGGCCACACGCCTCTGTTCATTCGTAAGCGATTCGTTGACGTAAATCTCGGCAACGCGGTGCCGGAAGCGCTCGACCTGTTCCGTACTCATCGGCTCGGCTTCTCCGCCAACGTCAACGCCACCGCCTGCAGCTTGCTGCTGGACCTTGTGTGCAAGGTGATGACTGACGAGGAACAACGGTACCGCCGACTGAAACCCGCTCGACGCGTCGGTCAAGCGGAGTTTGTACGCGTCGTCGCGGATGTTGAGCGTGTCATTGAGCTTGTCGTATTCAAGTTCCGCGTCGTTAATGGGAAGCCGCAGGCGGCCCCGCAACTCGGACTTGGCGTTTTCGAATTCGGACAGGAATTCCTTGAGCGCCTCAGACGAAAGCTTGAGTTCCTGGGGATGCCTAACATACGAGATGAAGTTACGTTCGGCGGGAACGTACATGATCTGCGGTAACGCGTACGGCGTCGCAGGCTTGGCCTCCTCGACGCGAAGCAGCCCGCCGGAAAAGGTGATCGAGTACGCATCGCCTTCGTATTCGATCATTGCGTCTTCCGCCCCATCCGACGGAAGGTAATTCTCGAGACGGTGATACCTGAGAAATTGACTTTGAAGTCGATTCTTGCGTTCAAACCATCGCTTCTCGTAGTCGCCGCGGACGAGCGCCTTCTCGATCCAAGCGAAGGTGGCAAATAGTTTGGCCAACGTGCTTTTGCCGGAGCCTTGATTGCCAACGAAGATCGTGACCTTCGTAAAATCGATCCACCCGTCGTTGTCCTTCCGCCCCTGACGAACCGGACCGAAGTTTTTCACGCGCATTCGTGGCATTGAGCCCTCCAAGTAAGCCGGCTGCCCCGAGGCGGATCGACACTGACGCGCGGCGGCCGCGGTCGCACCACTTGTTTGCGGTTTCCGGCTGATAGGCCGCGT is a window encoding:
- the mprF gene encoding bifunctional lysylphosphatidylglycerol flippase/synthetase MprF, with protein sequence MQRSHGDRGSKVIAALYAKTRNINYRRLASPALALAICILLLLALQKISQSIDYHTVSRQLFGIAPARWAAALAATALSFVALVARDGVALRHVEAKVPRTLLWIGATAASALGNIAGFGALTGGAVRCRVYGAVGVTPSQVGRLTVFASGSLILAMVLISALGAFWNTAPLSAMTHLVPGALRASSLVMFAASVLIVACCGAATKRIRTRWRGITLDVPTRAALLAQIVFGIVDVAGAGAALWVFLPGVHTDFVSFLAVYSASLLLGIVGHTPGGIGVFESVMVFALRGHVAAPALLAALLAYRAVYFGLPLVLSALVLACYEGRALRSALRARLPLGRVARIGRIAPLFLCLITFVVGAMLIVSSATPALAHRLALLQELVPLWALEGSQLTSGILGVLLLFVSRGLLRRLDAAWWLTLALTTVSLVLSVIKGLAFFEAGVLATLLVLLLCTRRHFSRRAALFAEPFTPGWLISVAIVLICAAWVMFFAYRDVPYRSDLWWQFAFDERASRSLRAMLASTLFATAFSVWQLLRPAAGRFVHPSSEDLIDAVRIIRAQERSDAGLAMMGDKSFLFSDSREAFLMYAKHGRTWAALHDPVGPRGEWAELIRSFVMLAHKHGGRAAFYQVRADSLPLYLDSGLTLMKLGEEARLSLDGFDLSGPKRAALRYSLRRAERDGCTAEVIDADAVPEHLDLLRGISDSWLESRAGREKSFSVAAFSDPYLAAQSVMLVREHGLPVAFTTFMTTDLNVEATVGVMRHLSDTSPYVMDYLFLQLALHLKDKGYRHLSLGVAPFSGVRSMPLGSPLHQLGSMVWRFGGRFYNFQGLRAFKGKFQPRWEPRYLAVSGWAGAVLTLLDLSILAGGRRS
- a CDS encoding pectinacetylesterase family protein, translated to MSASKWLKRVCLAGLLSCAALNAKATDTTLPDPSIPFYSWYEVVLPESSGASCGNGTPMRFYINRAQSDNMLYMMEPGGACWDYATCSETATTGPEAGLGAFNSDGIPHNYMNGTLSQSVLSSFLSPLMIRMDLAHILVGEPKVETQNWTQVFVPYCTGDIHMGSAVRSYTAPTGEWRIQHYGGMKNAQAVAQWLVDHGFGKPNRLLVYGTSAGGYGALANYATLRNTLQPQAHSSMLDDAGTVFNTAFGADPSTHPSVGLYDRVKTEWGMTGPDGMITINSKLSPYFDPNNMGSAYAALSQTFPHDRFGYTTYQRDEIIAAYHYRAFTPAVIATPDDGSKDALSMAMFGQELDLLKRTLNPLPNFGYFMPWARNDFMHNHQVTVVSFTGSRVHENGINADVGTFVADLLNQQDPADTPVMKAFRTDRSSDFTLSTFLSWVDRILNLTGEAGPISGHRA
- a CDS encoding NYN domain-containing protein gives rise to the protein MASPQESVSMALFCDFENVALGVRDAKFEKFDIKPVLERLLLKGSIVVKKAYCDWDRYKGFKASMHEASFELIEIPHVRQSGKNSADIRLVVDALDLCYTKSHVDTFVIISGDSDFSPLVSKLRENAKKVIGVGVKNSTSDLLVANCDEFIFYDDLVREQQRATAKREAREASVAVKRTADEDKQPKAEMESRKAKAIAIAVETFDALASERGESGKIWASVLKSAIKRRKPDFSESYYGFRAFGNLLDEAQARGLLEVGRDDKSGAFVYRPSQPAGHDVARQAPTAAAAVAQDHGVPAEVAAGKGRKKSKGPRKQGREQAPSVAVDVATEPAVVIEESLVAPVVPSEVAEEAPKPRRARKAPAKKARSAQSQTPEHTSDAVEPAIQVPAATKPVAAKQARAPRKPASRAGRSRKPEAENNNEQ
- a CDS encoding AAA family ATPase yields the protein MPRMRVKNFGPVRQGRKDNDGWIDFTKVTIFVGNQGSGKSTLAKLFATFAWIEKALVRGDYEKRWFERKNRLQSQFLRYHRLENYLPSDGAEDAMIEYEGDAYSITFSGGLLRVEEAKPATPYALPQIMYVPAERNFISYVRHPQELKLSSEALKEFLSEFENAKSELRGRLRLPINDAELEYDKLNDTLNIRDDAYKLRLTDASSGFQSAVPLFLVSHHLAHKVQQQAAGGGVDVGGEAEPMSTEQVERFRHRVAEIYVNESLTNEQRRVAISVLSSQFNKAAFVNVIEEPEQNLFPSSQWTVITELLALNNLGTANRLVLTTHSPYMVNFLSIVIQGHYLRRKIETRGASSEMLQRLERIVPLGALIDGGDVSIYQSDETTGSIQKLATTDGIPSDQNDLNVQLMKGNALFDGLLDIEQELGA
- a CDS encoding virulence factor family protein, whose protein sequence is MTLHAALRNAKWLALLAGLSFCTAAQAIESHVSGGRYGDVTVQWPRGEMRGFVVLFSAGKGWTAADSQAAHALADEGALTVGVDTGRYAANLAATGRACRHLDGDAEAVSHQLERQLKSNQYFAPIMAGTGQGATLALHVLAQAPANTIAGAVAIDAEAALDPNFLQCPPDPTISRGRALPGFVEAGVTTSSAVAAMRQAERSAVKEGADSPGFHFDKNVNRLMAPLTNKPPRMFGATTPPADSLLALIRPHLQADVGSDQDVSDLPLVELPAAHPHGMLAIVMSGDGGWRDLDKTIGEQLRTDGVSVIGWDSLRYFWSEKTPEQVSRDLARVLQVYGARWHANSFALIGYSFGADVMPFAYNRLPPSLRDKVAIVSLLGFASAADFQIRVTGWLGLPPSDTALPAKPEIDRLPAGLAQCFYGEDEHDTLCPTLAGTDEVIRTSGGHHFGRSYDALEKRILTGWEKRLDSEDTSHAAR
- the plcR gene encoding phospholipase C accessory protein PlcR → MKTTQSLWRRALLVACAIVAVAVWRYETLSEAAVDAPARSTNTVPAQALPSPDASTNTPALEPGPAERALDLAALRKALAGRSDAQAELQRIVAFARFRDRIAAYGSGRDSLHAAERTRLARQILAELPEHVARNEIVPVQAEAMTATLLTDADPDPVTRGADLEVSRRQWDAYASQTVGPSPARDPRYLAYARESRAIFDQVQATIPDPQQQQIVIAQRLQALRVQLFDHASSSDAH